In Streptomyces dangxiongensis, one DNA window encodes the following:
- a CDS encoding putative bifunctional diguanylate cyclase/phosphodiesterase — MTAEPDGPEDRLRRLTTIWSRAVFPVTSTSLTRPEFEDRLLPLARRLSGLLRARSFDADAAKAVGAALVGAHCTDPEALTRTLECVDAYLVLYCGEDGVQDELRIRSSRLQHAMAAGYAQALRERTLAEQEAIAQAALQAQGVVAQALHASEARFRAVFEGAAIGIGIAALDGTVLQVNEALLRMFGASPQSLRGRRVQDWVHPEDAPQTWRLYEELVRGEREHYHMEKAFNRPDGTVLWTNLTVSLLRDADGNPQYQLALMEDTTERRLLNLRLRYEATHDALTGLPNRTLFFERLEKALNAGEGQRFGLCYLDLDGFKTINDSLGHAAGDRLLVEVADRLQSCATAPGEMVARLGGDEFVALTTGPGTAHEVDELAERIMNALVTPVSIDGRDLLVRGSLGIVEGPAGERTAAEVLRSADITMYRAKSAGGNRSELADPEADARAITRHGLTTALPTALERGEFFIEYQPLVHLGDGSVRGAEALVRWLHPQHGVLGPDRFIPLAEHTGLIVPLGRWVLEESIRQARAWRERHAGQAAGPLRINVNLSPCQLTHPGLVQDTVDILERAGVTPDALCLEVTESALIGADDDLLKPLRRLAEMGVDIALDDFGTGYSNLANLRRLPVSILKLDRSFTQGMQQFPADPVDLKIVEGIVSLAHSLDLAVTVEGVETGAQAEQLRILGCDTAQGWYYARPGPPERLHDLALVDTTG, encoded by the coding sequence GTGACCGCGGAGCCGGACGGGCCGGAGGACAGACTCCGCCGGCTGACGACGATCTGGAGCCGGGCGGTCTTCCCCGTCACCTCCACCTCGCTGACCCGCCCCGAGTTCGAGGACAGACTCCTGCCGCTGGCCCGCCGGTTGAGCGGACTGCTGCGGGCCCGCAGCTTCGACGCGGACGCGGCGAAGGCCGTCGGCGCGGCCCTGGTCGGGGCGCACTGCACCGACCCCGAGGCGCTCACCCGCACCCTGGAGTGCGTCGACGCCTACCTGGTCCTGTACTGCGGTGAGGACGGCGTCCAGGACGAACTGCGCATCCGCTCCTCACGGTTGCAGCACGCGATGGCCGCCGGTTACGCCCAGGCGCTGCGGGAACGCACCCTCGCCGAGCAGGAGGCCATCGCCCAGGCCGCGTTGCAGGCCCAGGGCGTGGTCGCGCAGGCCCTGCACGCCAGTGAGGCCCGCTTCCGCGCGGTCTTCGAGGGCGCGGCCATAGGGATCGGCATCGCCGCCCTCGACGGCACCGTCCTCCAGGTCAACGAGGCGCTGCTGCGCATGTTCGGGGCCTCCCCGCAGTCTCTGCGGGGCCGGCGCGTCCAGGACTGGGTGCACCCCGAGGACGCCCCGCAGACCTGGCGGCTCTACGAAGAACTCGTGCGCGGCGAGCGCGAGCACTACCACATGGAGAAGGCGTTCAACCGCCCCGACGGCACGGTCCTGTGGACCAACCTGACGGTCTCCTTGCTGCGCGACGCCGACGGCAACCCGCAGTACCAGCTCGCCCTGATGGAGGACACCACCGAGCGCCGGCTGCTCAACCTCCGGCTGCGCTACGAGGCCACGCACGACGCCCTCACCGGCCTGCCCAACCGCACCCTGTTCTTCGAGCGGCTGGAGAAGGCCCTGAACGCGGGCGAGGGCCAGCGCTTCGGCCTGTGCTACCTCGACCTGGACGGCTTCAAGACCATCAACGACAGCCTCGGCCACGCGGCCGGCGACCGGCTGCTGGTGGAGGTCGCCGACCGGCTGCAGTCCTGCGCCACCGCGCCCGGAGAGATGGTCGCCCGGCTCGGCGGCGACGAGTTCGTGGCCCTGACCACGGGCCCCGGCACCGCCCACGAGGTCGACGAACTCGCCGAGCGCATCATGAACGCGCTGGTCACCCCGGTCAGCATCGACGGCCGCGACCTGCTGGTCCGCGGCAGCCTCGGCATCGTCGAGGGCCCGGCGGGCGAACGCACCGCGGCGGAGGTTCTGCGCAGCGCCGACATCACCATGTACCGGGCCAAGTCGGCGGGCGGCAACCGCTCGGAACTCGCCGACCCCGAGGCCGACGCCCGCGCCATCACCCGGCACGGCCTGACCACGGCCCTGCCGACGGCCCTGGAACGCGGCGAGTTCTTCATCGAGTACCAGCCGCTGGTCCACCTCGGCGACGGCAGCGTGCGCGGCGCCGAGGCGCTGGTGCGCTGGCTGCATCCGCAGCACGGCGTCCTCGGCCCCGACCGGTTCATCCCGCTCGCCGAGCACACGGGCCTGATCGTGCCGCTGGGCCGCTGGGTGCTGGAGGAGTCGATCCGCCAGGCCCGCGCCTGGCGCGAACGCCACGCCGGCCAGGCCGCCGGCCCGCTGCGGATCAACGTCAACCTCTCGCCCTGCCAGCTCACCCATCCCGGTCTGGTCCAGGACACCGTCGACATCCTGGAACGCGCGGGCGTCACCCCGGACGCGCTGTGCCTGGAGGTCACCGAGTCCGCCCTGATCGGCGCCGACGACGACCTGCTCAAACCGTTGCGCCGGCTCGCCGAGATGGGCGTCGACATCGCCCTGGACGACTTCGGCACCGGCTACTCCAACCTGGCCAACCTGCGCCGCCTCCCGGTGAGCATCCTCAAACTGGACCGCTCCTTCACCCAGGGCATGCAGCAGTTCCCCGCCGATCCCGTCGACCTGAAGATCGTGGAGGGCATCGTCTCCCTCGCCCACAGCCTGGACCTCGCGGTCACGGTCGAGGGCGTGGAGACCGGCGCGCAGGCCGAGCAGCTCCGGATCCTGGGCTGCGACACGGCCCAGGGCTGGTACTACGCCCGCCCCGGTCCGCCCGAGCGTCTGCACGACCTGGCCCTGGTGGACACGACCGGCTGA